The proteins below are encoded in one region of Coprothermobacter sp.:
- a CDS encoding 30S ribosomal protein S20, whose product MPIKRASLKDVRKTKTRTAYNTKHTAKTKLALDMARKSDYAPEKVVDAVKQLDKLAQKGIVHKNTAARKKSRLMKKANAAKIAAKATAS is encoded by the coding sequence ATGCCAATCAAGAGAGCTTCTCTTAAGGACGTCCGCAAGACCAAGACACGGACGGCATACAACACCAAGCATACAGCGAAGACAAAACTTGCCCTGGACATGGCTCGCAAGTCCGATTATGCCCCCGAGAAAGTCGTCGACGCCGTAAAGCAGCTCGACAAACTCGCTCAGAAGGGCATTGTCCACAAGAATACAGCTGCCCGTAAGAAGTCTCGCCTGATGAAGAAGGCGAATGCCGCCAAGATTGCGGCCAAGGCTACTGCTTCGTAA